CTCAAGAGTGGCTAGATTTTGTGATTTGGTACCATACGGAGCAGGATTATGGAAAGAATAAGGGGTTGCACGGGTACGATGGATATATACAGTTCCTTGAACATCGACGAGAGCTAGAATTGCACATTATTGAGCAGCTTCCTTTTCAAACTTTTATAATGGATAACTCCGATTATGATTGGGAGAATCAACAGCGGACTGTTTCGCACATCATGGTGAAGTATTTATAATCTCGGGAAACGATAGTTTAATTAGACAAAGTAACCATTTGCAGCTATACCGGCACTTATATATAGAATTTACATACAGAGGAGGTGCAAGAGGTGCAGCGTTGGATTGAGGAAGCCCGGCTAGGCGATCAAATCGCATGGGAGCAAATTGTACAGCACTTCAGTGGGATGGCTTTTTCAGTAGCATATACGAGGTTGGGGGATTGGGGTCTGGTTGAGGATACAGTTCAGGAGGCGTTCGCTGAGGCTTTTGCCAACCTCCATAAATTACAGGAAGCAGAGGCGTTCCCTGGATGGTTCAAGGTCATTGTCGAACGGCAATGTCATCGTCTTCTGCGCCGCAAGAAGCCGACGATGATGCCGTTGGACGAAACTATAGTCATGGATGTAGAGAAATATGATGTGGAGCTTATCGCAGAGAGAAGGGAATGGCATCAGAAGCTTCATCAATCCGTCGAGGGTTTATCTGACAAGTTAAAACTGGCAGTTCAGCTGTACTATTTTCAAGGGTATTCAATCGGTGAAATATCAAGCTATCTATGTGTATCTCCATCCGTGTTGAAGAAACGGTTGTTCGATGCCCGCAATAAGCTGAGAGCTTCACTGCTTGTCAGCGACTTTGTATCCATGTTTAACGATATTTACGAAGGAGGAGAATCGGTGCTACATATAGTCAACGGTGACCACGTTGGTGACAAGCTGAGGAAAGGGAACATTCGCGGAGATATCCTGGTCTGGAGAGAAGTGTATCCGGTAGGTCCGGTGTTCCTTGAAATGGGCGAGCCCTCATCTGGAGCAGCTAGAGTGGAATATTTGGAGAGAACTCTCGGGATTCCGGCAGAAGACTATGTATCCAATTGCAAGGCTCAGGAGCAGACTCTGCATAACTTTCATAAGTACGACGAAGTCGTGCTATGGTTTGAGCACGATTTGTTCGACCAGCTGATGCTAAGTTACTTGTTGTACTGGTTTTCAATGCAAACCCTAGGCCAAACCAAACTGAGCTTGCTGTGTATCGGCAACTACCCAGGTATTGAACCGTTTAGGGGCTTGGGACAGCTTACAACGAAGCAGTTAGAAAAATTGTCAGGCACGTGGCAGCAGATTGGCCAGCAGGAGCTTGAGATGGGCAAAAGAATCTGGGAAGCATATACCTCCCCGGATATAACGCGGCATATTGATATTTTGCACGAAGACACATCTGCCCTGCCTTTTGCTCATGCGGCACTTGAACTGCACCTATCTCGTCTACCTTCTACCGCCAATGGGCTGGGCATCGTAGAGCAGACAACTTTGGAACTCATCCAGCAAGGAGTAAATACTCCACAAGAATTGTTTAAGCAGATTGGGAACCGAATAAGTGGTTTGGGCCTGGGTGATTTGGAATTTTGGTATCGTTTGAGGAATATGTCGGAGCAACCACATGCACTATTGGAGATTCAAGGTCGCCACTCATTTTCTGATCATCAAAAGAAAACAACCCCATTCTTTGACCAATGCGTTGTTGCATTATCGGAAGTAGGGAGGAATACAGTGGCAGGAGTACATGACTGGGTGAAGATAAAGGGAATAGACGAGTGCTATGGTGGTCTATGGCTGCAAGGTGATTTGGCATGGCGTTGGGATTCAGAGGGAAAGCAGTTGGTGTATACGTAACTTATCCTAAATAACAGCAAGTTCTCTATAAAGTGACTAAGAGTGAGGCATGAAAAATGAGGTGTCTTTCCATAACAAATAGGCCATTCCTTCGGGGAAGGCCCTTTGCTTGATTTAGAATGTGGAACAGGCTTAGTTCATATCAAAAGTCCAGTCACATCCTGATACCCCATACTAACCAACAATTCATTACCATTTAGCTCATGCACTTTCTTCACTGTCACATCTAACTCCATATCAAGTATATACTGCAACACTTCAGCAACATACTTAGGTTGGTTCAGATTAATAGAATATTGTTTACCCTCTTTCATCACCCGTAATCCCTCATTCAAAGGGCTACCAGTGACAATTGTATCTTTAGTAGTAAACTGAATTATAAATTTTATATCTTTATTTTCAGAAATAATAGTCAACTTGGATCTACAGTAAATATCTCTGACTGTTTTATAACTCCACAAGTACGTATTCCCACTAACTACTATTTTCCTCATAGCACTCTAGTCCCCATTCCTACAAGGTTTACAGAATCATTACAGATTCTGCTTCTTCAGCATTTCAGTCCGAAAACCGTTCTTCCCTGACAAAAGAAAATATTCCAACAATAGCCCAGGTCATGGGGGATCTTCGCCTTATGTCCCTTATTTTACTTGATTTCTATGCATTGTACAGTTTGCGTACAGTCCAGATGGATCGCGCATTAATTCTTGAAATCCTACATAACAATTCCTGGTTATTCATATACATAAACTGTTGATTTAATTATTGGGAAGCTGTATTCCACGAGAGTAACAAAATCAGCTATGTTTCTTATAAAAAGCTGAGTTCAATTTTTATTTTCGCAAGAAAATTCTCACTTTTTAGCAGAAATGATTTATAATTATCAGATAAAAGTAGATATAATTTTTAAATGATTATATTTAAGTTATAATGGAGATAGAAAAGGTATGTTCCTGAGTGGAGCCTTGCTTCTTGAGTCAGTTAAGCAGGAGGGCCTGCTCTTTTTTGCAAATATAAGAGATAAGGAAGGTTTTTATGAATAGTATTCAGAAAAATACAGACGTTATCTTAATTGGTGCCGGAGTCATGAGCGCGACTCTGGGATCATTGCTGAAAGAGTTAGCACCGGAATGGGAAATTAAAGTGTTTGAGAAACTGGCAAGTGCAGGAGAAGAAAGCTCTAACGAATGGAATAATGCAGGCACGGGTCATGCTGCACTGTGCGAGCTGAACTACACATCCGAAAAAGCGGACGGATCTGTAGATATTCGTAAAGCGGTTAATATCAACGAACAGTTTCAGCTCTCAAGACAGTTTTGGTCTTTTCTTGTCAACAGTAATTTGATTCGTAATCCACAGGACTTTATCAGGCCCATACCCCATATGAGTTTGGTAATGGGTGAAAAAAACGTATCTTTTTTAAAAAAGCGCTTTAAAGCGCTTTCAAGTGTTTCGCTATTTCAAGGCATGGAATTTTCCGATGACCCTGAAAAGCTGAAGGAATGGATTCCGCTAATTATGGAAGGTCGTACATTGAATGAACCGATTGCGGCAACCAAAATCGACTCTGGAACAGATGTCAACTTTGGTGCTTTAACACGCATGTTGTTTGACCATTTAAAAAGCAAAAACGTCGAGATTAAATACAAGCATAGTGTAAAGGATATTAAACGTGCGAGCGACGGCTCGTGGAGAGTCAAAGTGCATAATCTGGATAACGGAAAAATCGAATATCATACTGCCAAATTCGTTTTTATCGGTGGTGGTGGCGGAAGTCTACCTTTACTCCAAAGAACTGGCATTCCTGAGTCCAAATATATCGGGGGATTCCCGGTAAGTGGACTATTTATGGTATGTAACAATTCTAAAGTGGTCGCCCAGCATCATGCAAAAGTATACGGTAAAGCGAAGGTCGGTGCTCCTCCTAT
This window of the Paenibacillus polymyxa genome carries:
- a CDS encoding sigma-70 family RNA polymerase sigma factor; the protein is MQRWIEEARLGDQIAWEQIVQHFSGMAFSVAYTRLGDWGLVEDTVQEAFAEAFANLHKLQEAEAFPGWFKVIVERQCHRLLRRKKPTMMPLDETIVMDVEKYDVELIAERREWHQKLHQSVEGLSDKLKLAVQLYYFQGYSIGEISSYLCVSPSVLKKRLFDARNKLRASLLVSDFVSMFNDIYEGGESVLHIVNGDHVGDKLRKGNIRGDILVWREVYPVGPVFLEMGEPSSGAARVEYLERTLGIPAEDYVSNCKAQEQTLHNFHKYDEVVLWFEHDLFDQLMLSYLLYWFSMQTLGQTKLSLLCIGNYPGIEPFRGLGQLTTKQLEKLSGTWQQIGQQELEMGKRIWEAYTSPDITRHIDILHEDTSALPFAHAALELHLSRLPSTANGLGIVEQTTLELIQQGVNTPQELFKQIGNRISGLGLGDLEFWYRLRNMSEQPHALLEIQGRHSFSDHQKKTTPFFDQCVVALSEVGRNTVAGVHDWVKIKGIDECYGGLWLQGDLAWRWDSEGKQLVYT
- a CDS encoding malate:quinone oxidoreductase; the encoded protein is MNSIQKNTDVILIGAGVMSATLGSLLKELAPEWEIKVFEKLASAGEESSNEWNNAGTGHAALCELNYTSEKADGSVDIRKAVNINEQFQLSRQFWSFLVNSNLIRNPQDFIRPIPHMSLVMGEKNVSFLKKRFKALSSVSLFQGMEFSDDPEKLKEWIPLIMEGRTLNEPIAATKIDSGTDVNFGALTRMLFDHLKSKNVEIKYKHSVKDIKRASDGSWRVKVHNLDNGKIEYHTAKFVFIGGGGGSLPLLQRTGIPESKYIGGFPVSGLFMVCNNSKVVAQHHAKVYGKAKVGAPPMSVPHLDTRYIGNQKALLFGPFAGFSPKFLKTGSNLDLIGSVKPNNLITMLAAGAKEMALTKYLIQQVMLSNEKRLEELREFIPNAKIEDWDIVVAGQRVQVIKDTEGGKGTLQFGTEVVSSADGSVAALLGASPGASTAVHVMLEVLEKCFPQHMEKWEPKIKEMIPSYGLSLAENSELYQQIHNTTTEVLGLGEKEPLHR